The stretch of DNA TCCGCACCTGCTGCGCCCCGTCATCACCGATCCCAAATCGGCGGCGCGCGGTTTGGGGTGGGTCGTTCAGGAGATGGAACGGCGGTACAAGTTGCTGGCGGAGGCGGGGGTGCGCAGTATCGATGCCTACAACCGGCGTATCTCTGAAGTGCAAGGAGCCGTGTCGGATGTCTGGCAATCCGGCAAGCCGGAACAGGTCGAGCTGACGTTTCTTTCCGAAGAAGAACGGCTGTCGAAGGGTGAAGATGCGGAACCGGCTGGTGACAATGGGCCGACGGATTCAGTCAAGGCGAGCCCGCCTGAACCCTTGCCCTACATCATGGTCATGATCGACGAGTTGGCGGATTTGATGATGGTGGCCCCGAAAGACGTGGAAGACAAGATTGCGCGTCTCGCGCAGATGGCGCGCGCGTCGGGCATTCACCTCGTGCTGGCGACCCAGCGGCCGTCGGTCGATGTATTGACCGGTTTGATTAAGGCCAACTTCCCCGCTCGGATCGCGTTTCAAGTCTCTTCGAAGACCGACTCGCGTACGATTCTCGACGCGAACGGCGCCGAGGCGTTGCTCGGTCGCGGCGACATGCTGTATCTCGCGTCCGGTACCGGGAAGCTGATGCGGATTCACGGGTCCTATGTGTCGGACGATGACGTGCGCCGGGTCGTCGAATTTGTGAAGAAGCAGGCGTTGCCGTCCTACTGCCGTGAACTCCAGTCGCTCAAGGTCGAGGAGGCGGAAGAGGAGCAGGCCAAGGACGAAGTCTATGAGCAGGCCAAGGATCTGGTATTGTCCACCGGCCAGGCTTCGGCGTCCTTGATTCAACGGCGTCTCCGCGTTGGGTATCCTCGGGCGGCCAGGATGATCGAACAGATGGAAGCGGAAGGGGTGGTCGGCGCGGCAGGACGAGACGGGCGCCGAGAAGTGTTGGGGCGTCGCGGGCCGGTCGGTGGAGATGAGGAATGATGCGGATATTATTGGTTGTTGTATGGCTGCTGATGAGTGGGATGCCCGCTGGTGCTCAATTGGTGAAGCCCGATGAGCCGGCGATGGATCTGCAGGCGCTGCAAGAAGTGCAAGACGTGGTGAAGAAGATCCAGATTCGTTATGAAAAGACCAAAGACTTGCAGGCCTCCTTCACGCAAAAAACCAGGATCGAAGGATTTTCCACGCCGGTGATTTCGACCGGACATTTCTACATCAAGAAGCCCGGGCATCTGCGATGGGATTATATCGAGCCGGCCACGGAAGAAATTTACGTCAATAAAGATGACGTCAAAATGTATGTGCCGGAGCACAAGCAGGTGCTGGTGGGCAAGCTCACCTATATGGCTGCGTCCCAGGCGCCCTTGCAGTTACTCCAGGGGGTGGCGAAGCTGGATGAAGAGTTCGATATCGAACCCACGGCGAACAAGGAGCGTGGCGCAGGCGGCATTTTGTTGGTGAGCTTGACCCCGAAGCAAGGGCGCGCCGAACCGGACCGTGCGATTCAGAAGATCGTGATCGAGGTGCAGCCCAAAACCTACTTCTTGAAGACCATCGCCTTGCATGAGGTCAGCGGGAATGTCGCCACGTTTGAATTTTCGGAGTTGAAACCGAACAGCGGATTGAAGGATGATTTATTTGATTTCAAGGCCCCGGCCGATGTAGAAATCGTGAGGGCCCCGGTGTTGAGCAGACCCTAGCTCTCGACATCCGTCACGCGTGAATTGTGGAGCGTATCGCGTGAGAGATCGGAGCGCATAGCGTATGGCTGAGGATGGTATGAGAAGCGCTGCGGCTCTGAGTTCCGGCTCCAGGTCATCGGCTATTGGCCAGTTGCTCTGCCTTGCCGACTCCTGCTACCAGCTACGCGCCATGCGCTCGGTCTCCGGACGAGATGCAGCCGACGATTCACGAAAGAGCAAGCTATGAGCCCAACTTGTACGAGCAGCGTGACCGAGACGGTGGAGCGGGCGATCGCGGCGTTGGATCTCGATCGGCTGGAGCGGGACTATTGGGACCAGAACGAATTCCTGTATATCCCGCAGTTTCTCCCGCGCGATTTTGTGGAGGCCTCCCTGGCGTCGCAAGCCCAGGCGCTCAAGTCGGGATTAAACCGCAACTATATCCCCGGGCATAAGAAGGGCGGCAGCGTCAGTT from Nitrospira sp. encodes:
- a CDS encoding outer membrane lipoprotein carrier protein LolA: MMRILLVVVWLLMSGMPAGAQLVKPDEPAMDLQALQEVQDVVKKIQIRYEKTKDLQASFTQKTRIEGFSTPVISTGHFYIKKPGHLRWDYIEPATEEIYVNKDDVKMYVPEHKQVLVGKLTYMAASQAPLQLLQGVAKLDEEFDIEPTANKERGAGGILLVSLTPKQGRAEPDRAIQKIVIEVQPKTYFLKTIALHEVSGNVATFEFSELKPNSGLKDDLFDFKAPADVEIVRAPVLSRP